In Deltaproteobacteria bacterium, the DNA window CGGAATCGAGCCTGAAGCGGTAGTCCCCGGACAGATCGAGTCGGCCGCTCCCTGCCTGCTCGGATAGCTCGCTCACGGTCTCCTTGGTCTCTGCTTGGGTGTTTTTGACCTCTTCAAGCTGTTTCTTGACGGTCTGTAGCTCCTTCGTAAGGCTTTCGATCCTTTTTAGGAGCTCGTCCGGGCTGGGTTGAGGAGCCGCGGATACGATTCCGGGAAAGGCGAGAGCAGATGCAGCAACGCCTGCCAAGAATTTTTTCATGTGGTACCCTCCGATTACAAGATTTCCCTCATGTGAAAAAGGATAATTTATCTTCTAAAATGGAAGATCTTGCGTGTCAAGGTGATATTCCAGGGGAAAGGCAGAGAAAAATGGATTGTGCGACATTTTTGAATCGGATCAGGGAAAAGGCGGGAGGGAGTGCCGGAATGATACTCGTCCATGAGGGTATCGTAAGGGCAACGTCGCGGAACGGGACCCCGGTGGCGGGCATCGACGTGGCCGTGGATCATGATAGACTGCGTGCGATCGTTGAGGAGGCCCGAACGCGGCCAGGGATCGTCGCAGTGGAGGTCGAGGTCCGTGAAGGAAGGTTTGCCGTGGGCGAGGACATCATGCTCCTTGGAGTTGCGGGGGACGTCCGTGAAAACGTGATCCAGGTCCTTTCCGAGACCCTCGACCGGATAAAGACGGAGGCAACGAGAAAGCAGGAGCATTTCTATGGATGAGAAGGAGGCAAGACGGTGGATCGTGCGCGTATCGAGGCTTCTGTCGGACAGAGGCCTCGTCGCCGGCTCCGACGGGAACGTGAGCGTGCGGCTCGGCCCGGATGGCCCATTTTTGGTGACGGCGTCCGGCATCCACAAGGGCTTCCTTTCCGAGGACGACATCGTCCTTGTGGACGGCTCAGGGACGCAATCTGGGCAGGAAAAGGGCAAGGCGAGTTCCGAGTTTCCACTGCATCTTGCCCTTTACCAGGCCGATCCCGAGGCCAATGCAGTGGTGCATGCACACCCTCCCTGGACGCTCGCCCTGTTCCTTGCCGGTCGGGGCCTTGATCCCCATCTCCTTATGGAGTCGAGGATCCTTCTTCGGGATGTTGCCCTCATCCCGTATCATCCCCCGGGAAGCGAGGCCCTGGCAAGGGCGGTCGCTGCCGAGATCCACCGGGGACCGGTTCAGGTGATGGCCCATCATGGGGCAGTTTCTCGCGCCGATACGTTGGAAAAGGCCCTCTCGTTCATGGAGTGCCTCGAGCATTCGGCAAAGGTCACGCTCCTTGCGCACATGATCGGAGAGCCTTTACCATTGCCGGGCGAGGGCTGACATGGGGATGAGTCTTCCTCTGGTCCCATCCAGCACATATTCCCCCCCGAGGAGGAGTGGGTGATTTTCAGGTCCGTGGCCGCACGGCAGGTCGGAGACGATGGGTATGCAAAGGCCTGAAAGGCGTTCCAGGATCACCTCGGTCACTGTCTTTTGTTCGCGGCTGTCTTCAGAGAAGGTGCCTAATGCCACGCCACGGATTCGGGAGAGCCTGCCCGCTAAGAGGAGATGGGTCATCATGCGGTCGATTCGGTATGGTGCCTCGTGTGTGTCCTCGAGAAAGAGGATGGCGTCATCCCAGGTCGGGGCGAAGTCGGTCCCGACGAGATGTGTCAGACAGGTCAGGTTGCCGCCGACGAGCCGTCCGCGGACAGTGCCAGGGCTGCAGGGTGTGCCAGTGAGAATGGGAAGCGTCCCCGCGGCGAGAAACATCCTGAGCGATCGTCGGGTCTCTTCTGAACTGCGGGAAAGCGTGGTGACGAGTGGGGCATGGAGGGAGGGGAATCCATGCCGGAGATAGACCGAGTGCAGGACAGTAACATCACTGAAGCCTATGAGTAGCGGAGGGCGGCAGACGGGCCACTCGATCCTGTTGGCCCATCGAAGTGCCCCGTATCCCCCTCGGACTGCCCATATTGCGTCTATGTCTGGACGTGCCATGAGCTGTGAAAATGCCGATGCCTGCGCGTTGTCCGCACCTGCGAGGTAGGGAAAAGGCGCAGGCGATCCACATGACCGGGGCACAAGTGTGATGGCTGGGAATTCCCCAGCTATTATGGCCTCCGCCTCCTCCATTGCATCCTGTGTGGAAGGGCTCGAGGTCTCGAAAAGGGCTATGGTGATACCGGGTCCGGTCATGGTATCCGTTTGGGGGTTCCCTTGACTTTACAGGGCGTATAGTTACCTTGATTCGTGTTTTTTAATAAAAAAAATACGGAATGCGTGCATGACAGATCATAAAGACTACTACAAGATACTCGGGGTTTCGAAGACCGCCACCCCGGATGAGATCAAGAAGGCCTTTCGAAAACTCGCCCTCAAATATCACCCGGACCGGAACAAGGGGGACAAGGC includes these proteins:
- a CDS encoding class II aldolase/adducin family protein, coding for MDEKEARRWIVRVSRLLSDRGLVAGSDGNVSVRLGPDGPFLVTASGIHKGFLSEDDIVLVDGSGTQSGQEKGKASSEFPLHLALYQADPEANAVVHAHPPWTLALFLAGRGLDPHLLMESRILLRDVALIPYHPPGSEALARAVAAEIHRGPVQVMAHHGAVSRADTLEKALSFMECLEHSAKVTLLAHMIGEPLPLPGEG
- a CDS encoding LD-carboxypeptidase, giving the protein MTGPGITIALFETSSPSTQDAMEEAEAIIAGEFPAITLVPRSCGSPAPFPYLAGADNAQASAFSQLMARPDIDAIWAVRGGYGALRWANRIEWPVCRPPLLIGFSDVTVLHSVYLRHGFPSLHAPLVTTLSRSSEETRRSLRMFLAAGTLPILTGTPCSPGTVRGRLVGGNLTCLTHLVGTDFAPTWDDAILFLEDTHEAPYRIDRMMTHLLLAGRLSRIRGVALGTFSEDSREQKTVTEVILERLSGLCIPIVSDLPCGHGPENHPLLLGGEYVLDGTRGRLIPMSALARQW
- a CDS encoding molybdenum cofactor biosynthesis protein MoaE, which codes for MDCATFLNRIREKAGGSAGMILVHEGIVRATSRNGTPVAGIDVAVDHDRLRAIVEEARTRPGIVAVEVEVREGRFAVGEDIMLLGVAGDVRENVIQVLSETLDRIKTEATRKQEHFYG